In a genomic window of Penaeus monodon isolate SGIC_2016 chromosome 27, NSTDA_Pmon_1, whole genome shotgun sequence:
- the LOC119590657 gene encoding major facilitator superfamily domain-containing protein 6-like, with product MWEKLVRDMKINLFSADLMPLKFLFFMLFAANTTLYPYLAVHLQSLGFGADKAAVVFAIIPLVSIMGPPVAGAVADKIGNFKLFFSVMVAVSGLLSLFLLVIPAVPVPPGLSLTLLTDHLEPEYQDVNKLAEVLPKEESGKTVDAEYLQFIVITNQSGCDIYDEYQTTMDGINKINIGSAEPKATANLTLIQKTSNFSLMAVTTHHPLYCPTGVPLRPLSKGAEALLPEILMDYNTSALDMKNGNLSTDEDAWWRSGCDVKVPGLCEPHHADIIGAEALSFWTYLFARTFLNGAVNAAFTLFEGATLSLLKRHEGDYGLQRLWGYMGSMVFTPFSGWLIDTMSYGSSTPDFRPAFYLFVGLQGLAGLVALSVDLKFKPPSDQVIKNIWRFLHNVEVIMLFVAMGLSGAFFGFLEAFLFWFLGDLGASRSLMGLTVTVGAAAAIPLLIVMTPIVRKFGHICVIAMGFLGYAIRFAGYASIYNPVSALYFEALEGVTMGLMLSAGMTYASELSTTKTVVSLQALSGTLHYGVGKGAGSLVGGYMYHHLGARKTFRLMTVASLLSAIIFFIFHIFINHRNKLRKLNNEDVMLIDDEEMEIIKLKETDKSVRKVKRRENGKTKKGLSENGIYEYKLRVAKLDAETQTDDVVILDAAPAEIVVEPVTPVEPTAPAELATPEPSFDEPIADEPSYVEPASEEPKPVKPYLGDEEEC from the exons CCAACACGACGCTGTACCCGTACCTGGCTGTCCACCTGCAATCCCTGGGCTTCGGCGCGGACAAGGCGGCCGTGGTGTTCGCCATCATCCCGCTCGTGTCCATCATGGGGCCTCCTGTAGCAGGCGCTGTGGCTGACAAGATCGGCAACTTCAAG CTGTTCTTCTCCGTGATGGTGGCCGTGTCAGGCCTACTGTCACTGTTCCTGCTGGTGATCCCCGCAGTGCCAGTGCCTCCGGGCCTCTCGCTCACCCTGCTCACGGACCATCTCGAGCCTGAGTACCAAG ACGTCAACAAACTCGCCGAGGTGTTGCCCAAGGAAGAGTCGGGCAAGACGGTTGACGCGGAGTACCTGCAGTTCATCGTCATCACCAACCAGTCCGGCTGCGACATCTATGACGAGTATCAGACGACTATGGATGGCATTAACAAG ATCAACATCGGGTCAGCGGAGCCCAAGGCCACCGCCAATCTGACCCTGATCCAGAAGACGAGCAACTTCTCCCTGATGGCCgtcaccacccaccaccctctGTACTGCCCGACGGGCGTGCCCCTCCGCCCGCTCTCCAAGGGGGCCGAGGCGCTCCTGCCGGAGATCCTGATGGACTACAACACCTCGGCGCTCGACATGAAGAACGGCAACCTGTCGACGGACGAGGACGCTTGGTGGCGGAGCGGTTGCGACGTCAAGGTGCCCGGCCTGTGTGAGCCGCACCACGCTGACATCATCGGCGCCGAGGCCCTCTCCTTCTGGACATACCTCTTCGCCAGGACCTTCCTCAACGGCGCCGTCAACGCCGCCTTCACGCTCTTCGAGGGCGCCACGCTGTCGCTACTCAAGAGGCACGAGGGAGACTACGGTCTGCAGAG GTTGTGGGGTTACATGGGAAGCATGGTATTCACGCCTTTCTCGGGCTGGCTCATCGATACCATGAGTTACGGAAGCAGCACCCCGGATTTCAG ACCCGCTTTCTACCTGTTCGTGGGTCTGCAAGGTCTGGCCGGCCTCGTAGCCCTCTCGGTAGACCTCAAGTTCAAACCTCCGAGCGACCAAGTCATCAAGAACATCTGGAGGTTCTTGCATAATGTGGAAGTCATCATGCTGTTCGTCGCGATGGGGCTGTCTG GTGCGTTCTTCGGTTTCCTGGAAGCCTTCCTGTTCTGGTTCCTGGGGGATCTGGGCGCCTCTCGCTCCCTGATGGGTCTCACCGTAACCGTGGGCGCCGCCGCTGCCATCCCGCTGCTGATCGTCATGACGCCCATCGTCAGGAAGTTCGGGCACATCTGCGTCATCGCTATGGGGTTCCTGGGCTACGCTATTCGCTTTGCAG GTTACGCCTCCATCTACAACCCGGTCAGCGCCCTCTACTTCGAAGCTCTGGAGGGCGTGACGATGGGCCTCATGCTGTCGGCGGGAATGACCTACGCCTCTGAGCTGTCCACCACCAAGACCGTCGTGTCTCTCCAGGCGCTCTCGGGCACGCTGCACTACGGCGTCG GAAAAGGCGCAGGCAGTCTCGTCGGCGGGTACATGTACCATCACCTTGGAGCTCGCAAGACCTTCCGCCTCATGACCGTCGCTAGCTTGCTGAGCGctattatcttcttcatcttccacaTCTTCATCAACCACCGCAACAAACTCCGCAAACTGAACAACGAGGACGTGATGCTGATCGACGACGAGGAGATGGAGATAATTAAGCTCAAGGAAACGGACAAGAGCGTGCGCAAGGTGAAGCGCAGAGAGAACGGGAAGACGAAGAAGGGTCTGTCAGAAAACGGAATCTACGAGTACAAGTTAAGGGTGGCTAAGCTAGACGCCGAGACCCAGACGGACGACGTGGTGATCCTTGATGCCGCACCCGCCGAGATTGTCGTTGAGCCTGTGACACCCGTGGAACCCACTGCACCTGCCGAGCTTGCAACCCCCGAGCCATCCTTCGACGAGCCGATAGCCGACGAACCGTCCTATGTCGAACCAGCTTCAGAGGAACCGAAGCCTGTCAAGCCTTACCTTGGTGACGAGGAGGAATGCTAA